Proteins from one Romboutsia sp. CE17 genomic window:
- the dnaK gene encoding molecular chaperone DnaK, producing MGKVIGIDLGTTNSCVSVLEGGEPQIIANTEGMRTTPSVVAFTKDGERIVGEPAKRQAVTNADKTIISIKTHMGTDYKVNIDGKGYTPQEISAIILQKLKSDAESYLGQPVTEAVITVPAYFTDAQRQATKDAGRIAGLDVKRIINEPTAAALAYGMDKLDQEKKILVFDLGGGTFDVSILEIGDGTFEVLATAGNNRLGGDDFDQVIIDYLADEFKKAEGVDLRNDKMALQRLKESAEKAKKELSSTMTTNINLPFITATAEGPKHLNIDLSRAKFDELTAHLVEKTMEPTKRALQDAGLSTSDIDDVLLVGGSTRIPAVQEAVKKFIGKDPHKGINPDECVAAGAAIQAGVLTGEVNDLLLLDVTPLSLGIETLGNVFTKIIERNTTIPTKKSQVFSTAQDNQTAVDIHVLQGERSMAYDNTTLGRFQLTDIPPAQRGIPQIEVTFDIDANGIVHVTAKDLGTGKEQKVTITSGTNLSEEEIERKVKEAEMNAEADKQKKEKIEALNQAESTIYQTEKTLNEVADKISAEDKANVEAAIADLKAVKDKEDATAEEIRKAMDEVMNKFQKISEQMYQAAAQEQQAQGGAQEGPQDDNVVDADFKEVNDEK from the coding sequence ATGGGAAAAGTAATAGGAATAGATTTAGGAACAACTAACTCTTGTGTTTCAGTACTTGAAGGTGGAGAACCACAAATAATAGCTAACACAGAAGGTATGAGAACTACTCCATCAGTAGTAGCTTTTACAAAAGATGGAGAAAGAATAGTAGGAGAACCTGCAAAAAGACAAGCAGTTACAAATGCTGATAAAACTATAATTTCAATAAAAACGCATATGGGAACAGACTATAAAGTTAATATAGATGGTAAAGGGTATACACCACAAGAAATATCAGCTATAATACTTCAAAAATTAAAATCAGATGCTGAAAGTTATTTAGGTCAGCCTGTAACAGAAGCTGTTATAACAGTTCCAGCTTATTTTACAGATGCTCAAAGACAAGCAACTAAAGATGCTGGTAGAATAGCAGGTCTTGATGTTAAGAGAATAATAAACGAACCAACTGCAGCGGCTCTTGCATATGGTATGGATAAATTAGATCAAGAAAAGAAAATATTAGTATTTGACTTAGGTGGAGGTACTTTTGACGTATCTATACTTGAAATAGGTGATGGTACTTTCGAAGTTCTAGCTACAGCTGGTAACAATAGACTAGGTGGAGATGACTTTGACCAAGTTATAATAGACTACTTAGCTGATGAATTCAAAAAAGCTGAAGGCGTAGATTTAAGAAATGATAAGATGGCTCTTCAAAGATTAAAAGAATCTGCTGAAAAAGCTAAAAAAGAATTATCATCAACAATGACTACAAACATAAACTTACCATTTATAACAGCTACTGCTGAAGGTCCAAAACATTTAAATATAGACTTAAGTAGAGCTAAATTTGATGAATTAACTGCTCATTTAGTTGAAAAAACTATGGAACCAACTAAGAGAGCATTACAAGATGCAGGATTATCTACATCTGATATAGATGATGTATTATTAGTAGGTGGATCTACAAGAATACCAGCTGTTCAAGAAGCTGTTAAGAAATTCATAGGAAAAGATCCTCACAAAGGTATAAACCCAGATGAATGTGTTGCAGCAGGTGCTGCTATACAAGCAGGTGTTTTAACTGGTGAAGTTAATGACTTATTATTATTAGACGTAACTCCATTATCATTAGGTATAGAAACTTTAGGTAATGTATTTACTAAAATAATAGAAAGAAATACTACAATACCAACTAAGAAGTCTCAAGTATTCTCAACTGCTCAAGATAACCAAACTGCTGTTGATATACATGTACTTCAAGGTGAAAGAAGTATGGCATATGATAACACTACTTTAGGTAGATTCCAATTAACAGATATACCACCAGCTCAAAGAGGTATACCTCAAATAGAAGTTACTTTCGATATAGATGCTAATGGTATAGTTCATGTTACTGCTAAAGACTTAGGAACTGGAAAAGAACAAAAAGTTACTATAACTTCAGGAACTAACTTAAGTGAAGAAGAAATAGAAAGAAAAGTAAAAGAAGCTGAAATGAATGCTGAAGCTGATAAGCAAAAGAAAGAAAAAATAGAAGCATTAAATCAAGCTGAATCTACTATATATCAAACAGAAAAAACTTTAAATGAAGTTGCTGATAAAATAAGTGCAGAGGATAAGGCTAATGTTGAAGCTGCAATAGCAGACTTAAAAGCTGTAAAAGATAAAGAAGATGCTACTGCAGAAGAAATAAGAAAAGCTATGGATGAAGTAATGAATAAATTCCAAAAAATATCTGAACAAATGTATCAAGCAGCAGCTCAAGAACAACAAGCTCAAGGTGGAGCTCAAGAAGGTCCACAAGATGATAACGTTGTAGATGCTGACTTCAAAGAAGTAAATGACGAAAAATAG